The following proteins are co-located in the Bradyrhizobium sp. AZCC 2176 genome:
- a CDS encoding CHRD domain-containing protein produces the protein MPNKTMLVTLALGAAIAFAGPALADKMKATLDGKAQVPPNTSAAKGTADIDYDAASKKLSWKLNYSGLSGPATAAHFHGPAEAGKNAGVAVAIPNATSSPVEGSATLTDAQAADLVAGKYYINIHTAANPGGEIRGQVTK, from the coding sequence ATGCCGAACAAGACTATGCTTGTAACCCTTGCGCTGGGCGCAGCGATTGCGTTTGCCGGGCCCGCTCTGGCCGACAAGATGAAGGCGACGCTCGACGGCAAGGCCCAGGTGCCGCCCAACACCAGCGCCGCCAAGGGTACCGCCGACATCGACTACGATGCCGCCAGCAAGAAGCTGAGCTGGAAGCTGAACTATTCCGGCCTGTCCGGCCCTGCCACCGCCGCGCATTTCCATGGTCCTGCCGAAGCCGGCAAGAATGCCGGCGTCGCGGTCGCCATCCCCAATGCGACGTCGAGCCCGGTCGAGGGCAGCGCGACGTTGACCGATGCGCAGGCCGCAGATCTGGTGGCCGGCAAGTACTACATCAACATTCACACCGCGGCCAATCCGGGCGGCGAAATCCGCGGCCAGGTAACCAAATAA
- a CDS encoding c-type cytochrome, producing the protein MLRRILLGLILAGAVGAGIFWWLTVPAVVAPASLAPRTPNLANGVTTFNAGGCSSCHAVPNQPDRLKLGGGLAMPSPFGTFYVPNISPDPAYGIGRWSEADFVTAVLKGTSPDGVHYFPAFPYASYQHATVDDVRDLFAYLKTLAPVAGKPRDHELPFPFNIRRNIGVWKWLFMDGKPYTADASHSASWNRGAYLVNGVGHCAECHSPRNFLGGIVGAQRFAGGPNPEGEGWVPNITQKRLDEWSAKDIAYFLETGQTPDGDTAGGSMARVIRNTSQLPPEDRAAIAEYVKSLAPVEGPPRPKKTKNAEKS; encoded by the coding sequence ATGCTGCGACGAATTCTCCTTGGTTTGATTTTGGCTGGCGCCGTCGGCGCCGGTATCTTCTGGTGGCTGACGGTCCCGGCGGTCGTTGCCCCGGCCTCGCTGGCTCCCCGCACGCCGAACCTTGCCAACGGCGTCACAACGTTCAATGCCGGCGGCTGTTCCTCCTGCCATGCCGTTCCGAACCAGCCCGACCGGCTGAAGCTGGGCGGCGGCCTTGCGATGCCGTCGCCGTTCGGGACGTTCTACGTGCCCAACATCTCGCCCGATCCCGCGTACGGTATCGGCCGGTGGAGCGAAGCAGATTTCGTGACGGCGGTGCTCAAGGGGACGTCGCCGGACGGCGTGCATTATTTCCCGGCCTTTCCGTATGCGTCCTACCAGCATGCGACGGTCGACGACGTTCGCGACCTCTTTGCCTATCTGAAGACGCTTGCGCCGGTTGCCGGCAAGCCGCGCGATCACGAGTTGCCGTTTCCATTCAATATCCGCCGCAATATCGGCGTCTGGAAATGGCTGTTCATGGACGGCAAGCCTTACACGGCGGACGCCTCACATTCGGCGTCATGGAATCGCGGCGCTTATCTCGTCAATGGTGTCGGCCATTGCGCCGAGTGCCACAGCCCGCGCAACTTCCTCGGCGGTATCGTCGGAGCGCAGCGATTCGCAGGCGGTCCCAATCCGGAAGGCGAGGGCTGGGTGCCCAACATCACCCAGAAGAGATTGGACGAGTGGAGTGCAAAGGACATCGCCTACTTCCTCGAGACCGGGCAAACGCCTGATGGCGACACCGCCGGAGGATCGATGGCGCGCGTCATCAGGAACACGTCGCAATTGCCGCCGGAGGATCGCGCTGCGATCGCGGAATATGTGAAGTCGCTGGCGCCGGTCGAGGGACCGCCGCGGCCGAAGAAGACAAAGAACGCCGAGAAGTCATGA
- a CDS encoding J domain-containing protein yields MGTLYDLLGALPSDDAEGLRTAFRKAAKATHPDINPDNPDAALRFRELVRAYDILTDAEQRATYDQLLAIALQPQATQAQAVRTYEVIGKVASNTMAATVISAVLVGGYVLFGMFSKPGAAEIATGSIAGEAQVVAALQPDITASNEPRAPREGDASTVGAVVASAVAPEAKEANAAAIGRFEPVPGFVSYNLAIQYYPRFATASFDRGIVLYRVGDFDRPFAALVPPKPPADSRRAKIATSVPRKPLAIVPPAPPAPPERQMPLPAAISP; encoded by the coding sequence ATGGGGACGCTATACGATTTGCTCGGGGCGCTTCCGAGCGATGACGCCGAGGGATTGCGGACGGCGTTCCGCAAGGCCGCGAAGGCCACCCATCCCGATATCAATCCCGACAATCCAGATGCCGCGCTGCGGTTCCGGGAGCTGGTGCGCGCCTATGACATCCTGACCGATGCCGAGCAGCGCGCGACCTACGATCAACTGCTCGCCATTGCGCTGCAGCCGCAGGCCACGCAGGCGCAGGCTGTGCGTACTTATGAGGTTATCGGCAAGGTCGCTTCCAACACGATGGCGGCAACGGTCATTTCGGCGGTGCTGGTCGGCGGCTACGTCCTGTTCGGAATGTTTTCAAAACCTGGCGCGGCGGAAATCGCGACGGGCAGCATCGCCGGCGAGGCGCAAGTCGTCGCAGCGCTGCAGCCCGACATCACCGCTTCGAACGAACCGCGCGCCCCGCGCGAGGGGGACGCTTCGACCGTCGGCGCCGTCGTGGCATCGGCGGTTGCGCCCGAAGCGAAAGAGGCAAACGCCGCGGCCATTGGCCGTTTCGAACCTGTCCCAGGGTTCGTCTCATACAATCTGGCGATTCAATATTACCCGCGCTTCGCAACCGCCAGTTTCGACCGCGGCATCGTTCTGTATCGCGTCGGCGATTTCGATCGCCCGTTCGCCGCTCTCGTTCCACCCAAGCCGCCCGCGGACTCGAGGCGGGCCAAGATCGCCACGTCTGTTCCGCGCAAGCCGCTGGCGATTGTGCCTCCGGCGCCCCCTGCGCCGCCAGAGAGGCAAATGCCGCTCCCCGCGGCCATATCGCCCTAG
- a CDS encoding Lrp/AsnC ligand binding domain-containing protein: MVPFFVQFKCKLGQSYAVANALAEAEIASEIYSTAGDYDLLVKFYVDNDTDIGHFVNEKVQVIPGIQDTHTIITFKAFGTG; encoded by the coding sequence ATGGTTCCCTTCTTCGTCCAGTTCAAATGCAAGCTCGGCCAGTCCTACGCCGTCGCCAATGCGCTCGCGGAGGCCGAGATCGCCTCGGAGATCTATTCCACCGCCGGCGATTACGATCTGCTGGTCAAATTCTACGTCGATAACGACACCGACATCGGCCATTTCGTCAACGAGAAGGTGCAAGTGATTCCGGGCATCCAGGACACCCACACCATCATCACCTTCAAGGCGTTCGGCACGGGTTAG
- the thiD gene encoding bifunctional hydroxymethylpyrimidine kinase/phosphomethylpyrimidine kinase, with translation MTTPIALTIAGSDSSGGAGIQADLKTFAALGVYGASVITALTAQNTSGVSGIHQVPAEFVTAQIDAVFSDLDVGAVKIGMVAQPSVIDAIVAGLNRWSPKHVVLDPVMVATSGDRLLAAEAVDALRTKLVPLASVITPNLPEAAALLDEGVAADEAAVEQQGRRLLALGCKAVLIKGGHGEGAESIDYLIDSTGVTALAAPRIATKNTHGTGCSLSSAIAAGLAKGEGMETAVRNAKAWISAAIAAADRFSVGHGHGPIHHFHRVY, from the coding sequence ATGACGACGCCGATCGCGCTGACCATTGCCGGCTCGGATTCCTCAGGGGGAGCCGGCATCCAGGCCGACCTGAAGACGTTTGCCGCGCTCGGCGTCTACGGCGCCTCCGTGATCACGGCGCTGACCGCGCAGAACACGTCAGGCGTCAGCGGCATCCATCAGGTGCCGGCGGAGTTCGTCACCGCGCAGATCGACGCAGTGTTTTCCGATCTCGACGTCGGCGCGGTCAAGATCGGCATGGTGGCACAGCCGTCGGTGATCGATGCCATCGTCGCCGGGCTTAATCGCTGGTCGCCGAAGCACGTCGTGCTTGATCCCGTGATGGTCGCGACCTCGGGCGACCGGCTGCTCGCGGCCGAAGCCGTCGACGCGCTGCGGACCAAACTCGTTCCGTTGGCGTCGGTGATCACGCCCAATCTGCCGGAAGCCGCAGCGCTGCTCGATGAAGGCGTGGCGGCGGACGAAGCCGCCGTCGAGCAACAAGGCAGGCGATTGCTGGCGCTGGGATGCAAGGCGGTGCTGATCAAGGGCGGCCACGGAGAGGGCGCCGAGAGCATCGACTATCTGATCGATTCCACTGGTGTCACCGCACTCGCCGCGCCGCGCATCGCGACGAAGAATACCCACGGCACCGGCTGCTCGCTCTCCTCGGCGATCGCCGCGGGGCTCGCGAAGGGCGAGGGCATGGAGACCGCCGTGCGCAACGCCAAGGCCTGGATCAGCGCCGCGATCGCTGCCGCAGACCGCTTCAGCGTCGGGCATGGCCACGGCCCGATCCATCATTTTCACAGGGTTTATTGA